The Lycium barbarum isolate Lr01 chromosome 10, ASM1917538v2, whole genome shotgun sequence genome includes a region encoding these proteins:
- the LOC132614042 gene encoding lysine-specific demethylase JMJ18 isoform X1, whose amino-acid sequence MWRMGTELVRHCIKEEDMDISSIPPGFESLAPFTLKKVENHRLMINQSSSVSVSKSHKSQVVTDIEGSDDGKPIKSLRRKPGVNYGKYEKSSEDESCSDQNPSVRSSLPKGVFRGCEGCLTCQRVTARWRPEEACRPDLGDAPVFYPTEEEFEDTLTYMASIRTKAEAYGICRIVPPASWKPPCPLKEKLKWENTKFATRIQRIDKLQKRDSMRRLLEANIHKKKKRRRCLKTGVDLGNGSVDIRKPGEAAICDAEWFGFEPGPEFSLDAFQKYADDFKAQYFRKNEGQCEPSLENIEGEYWRMVEKPTEQIEVLYGADLETGVFGSGFPKHGHQVGSSDTKYINSGWNLNNFPRLPGSVLTYESSDISGVLVPWLYIGMCFSSFCWHVEDHHLYSLNFMHFGAPKMWYGVPGADALKLEAAMRKHLPDLFAEQPDLLHKLVTQLSPSILKSEGVPVYRCVQNPGEFVLTFPRAYHAGFNSGFNCAEAVNVAPVDWLPHGQNAIELYREQGRKTSISHDKLLLGAARDAVKAHWELNLLRKNTSNNLRWKDVCGKDGILSKALKNRVEMERVRREFLCNSSQSLKMECTFDATNERECSVCFFDLHLSAAGCHHCSPDKYACLNHAKQLCTCSWGAKFFLFRYDITELNVLVDALEGKLSSIYRWARQDLGLALSSYVNKERQVAGLAGKLSCKPEEPVLKETSTGPPIASVKKEKDDGNARLLTKASSSAVSLHKDKQASSMPDNTSHGIERAKNGFQSKSDESIKLVPAYRTPVTELSIEGGSCSKKLSTDKREVKGSSGLGDGDVILLLSDDEGDEMNNSIPSKDTVEKHTVSMSNSDKPVSTTSIDNARVTADGNNGSPSLKSIKVDYNVKDEIHRRPNQETHTFIGGSSVNMDIDTQGSQVTEGTSGCNIRDADTCPQPPQSFDCKPNKEDSRNKEMECAQPLSSDSSVSQNNLDRYFRQKGPRIAKVVRRINCNVEPLDYGVIQPGKLWCDNRAIYPKGFRSRVKYIDVLDPTNMCHYVSEVLDAGRDGPLFMVSLEHCPNEVFVHLSAVKCWDMVRERVNQEISKKHKLGILRLPPLQPPGSLDGMEMFGFSSPAIIQGIQAMDQSRVCSEYWKSRPFMQIAPSSLGAGSSKLNIKSEISNDPTGADTVLSGLIKKANCEELHALINLLKTNNLTPNQGLVTHLLNEEINKRGR is encoded by the exons A TGTGGAGGATGGGGACTGAACTTGTGAGACATTGCATCAAAGAAGAAGATATGGACATTTCATCAATTCCGCCTGGTTTTGAGTCACTTGCACCCTTCACCCTAAAAAAGGTGGAAAATCATCGACTCATGATAAATCAGTCATCCTCAGTGAGTGTGTCAAAATCGCATAAAAGTCAGGTAGTAACAGATATTGAAGGTAGTGACGATGGAAAACCGATTAAGTCACTTAGGCGTAAACCCGGGGTGAACTATGGGAAATATGAGAAAAGCTCAGAAGATGAATCCTGTTCCGATCAG AATCCCTCCGTAAGGTCTTCACTTCCAAAAGGGGTCTTCCGTGGATGTGAAGGGTGCCTCACTTGCCAAAGG GTAACTGCGAGATGGCGGCCAGAGGAAGCATGTAGGCCCGATCTTGGGGATGCTCCAGTGTTCTATCCAACTGAAGAG GAATTTGAAGATACCTTGACATATATGGCTAGCATACGCACCAAAGCAGAGGCATATGGAATATGTCGCATAGTCCCACCTGCTTCGTGGAAACCTCCATGCCCTCTGAAGGAAAAACTTAAATGGGAAAACACCAAATTTGCTACCCGTATACAGAGGATTGACAAGCTTCAGAAACGAGATTCGATGAGAAGGTTGTTGGAAGCTAATattcataagaagaagaaaagaagaagatgctTAAAAACTGGAGTAGACCTGGGTAATGGTAGTGTTGATATTAGGAAACCTGGTGAAGCTGCTATCTGTGATGCTGAGTGGTTTGGATTTGAACCTGGTCCAGAGTTTAGTCTGGATGCATTTCAGAAATATGCTGATGATTTTAAGGCCCAGTACTTCAGGAAAAATGAAGGACAGTGTGAGCCCTCATTGGAGAACATTGAGGGTGAATATTGGCGGATGGTTGAGAAACCCACCGAACAGATTGAG GTGCTTTATGGGGCTGACTTGGAAACTGGAGTATTTGGAAGTGGGTTCCCTAAACACGGCCATCAAGTTGGCTCTTCTGATACGAAGTATATAAACTCAGGGTGGAACTTGAATAATTTTCCTAGGCTTCCAGGTTCTGTTCTTACATATGAGAGCAGTGATATATCTGGTGTTTTGGTGCCTTGGCTGTATATAGGAATGTGCTTTTCATCATTCTGTTGG CATGTTGAAGATCACCATTTATACTCATTAAATTTCATGCATTTCGGGGCTCCAAAGATGTGGTATGGTGTGCCTGGAGCAGATGCATTGAAGTTGGAGGCTGCGATGAGGAAACACTTGCCTGATCTCTTTGCAGAGCAGCCTGACCTGCTTCACAAGCTG GTCACACAACTATCTCCCTCCATATTGAAGTCTGAGGGAGTCCCAGTTTATCGGTGTGTCCAAAATCCTGGAGAGTTTGTTTTGACCTTCCCACGAGCATATCATGCTGGTTTCAATAGTGGCTTCAATTGTGCTGAAGCAGTAAATGTTGCTCCTGTTGACTGGTTACCCCACGGACAGAATGCAATTGAGCTTTACCGTGAGCAAGGGCGGAAAACTTCCATATCCCATGATAAACTATTACTTGGGGCAGCTCGAGATGCAGTCAAAGCGCACTGGGAACTTAATTTACTGAGGAAGAATACCTCAAATAATTTACGATGGAAAGATGTTTGTGGAAAAGATGGAATTTTGTCAAAAGCATTAAAG AACCGTGTTGAGATGGAGAGAGTCAGGAGGGAGTTTCTTTGCAATTCTTCACAATCACTAAAGATGGAGTGCACTTTTGATGCTACTAATGAGAGGGAATGTAGTGTATGTTTTTTCGATCTACACCTGTCCGCAGCCGGCTGTCACCATTGTTCGCCAGATAAATACGCATGCTTGAACCATGCAAAACAACTGTGTACTTGTTCCTGGGGTGCCAAATTTTTCCTCTTCCGTTATGACATCACCGAGTTAAACGTACTAGTTGACGCTTTAGAAGGGAAATTGAGTTCAATTTATCGATGGGCAAGACAAGATCTTGGATTGGCTTTGAGTTCTTATGTAAATAAAGAGAGGCAAGTTGCAGGGCTTGCTGGTAAATTATCCTGTAAACCTGAGGAACCAGTGCTAAAAGAGACAAGCACAGGACCCCCTATAGCTTCCgtgaaaaaggaaaaagatgaTGGAAATGCAAGACTCCTGACAAAGGCCAGCAGCAGTGCTGTTTCATTGCATAAAGATAAACAAGCATCCTCTATGCCTGACAACACTTCTCATGGAATTGAGAGGGCAAAGAATGGCTTTCAGAGCAAAAGTGATGAATCCATAAAGTTGGTTCCTGCTTATAGAACTCCGGTTACTGAGCTGTCCATTGAGGGTGGGTCATGTAGTAAGAAATTATCAACAGATAAGCGTGAAGTGAAGGGCAGTTCAGGTCTTGGTGATGGTGATGTGATCCTACTGCTCAGTGATGATGAGGGAGACGAGATGAACAACTCAATTCCTTCGAAAGATACTGTGGAAAAGCACACAGTGAGCATGAGTAACAGTGATAAACCTGTCTCAACAACATCCATTGATAATGCAAGAGTCACTGCAGATGGAAATAATGGTTCACCTAGTTTGAAGAGCATAAAAGTTGACTATAATGTAAAAGACGAAATACATCGTAGACCTAATCAAGAAACTCACACCTTCATTGGAGGTTCGTCTGTAAATATGGATATTGATACCCAGGGCTCGCAGGTTACAGAAGGGACTTCTGGCTGTAATATCAGGGATGCAGATACTTGTCCCCAGCCCCCGCAATCATTTGACTGTAAACCAAATAAAGAAGATAGCCGAAATAAGGAAATGGAGTGTGCACAACCTTTATCAAGTGACTCTTCCGTCTCTCAAAACAATTTGGACAGATATTTTCGCCAGAAAGGTCCTCGTATTGCAAAAGTTGTGAGGAGAATTAATTGCAACGTGGAACCTCTGGATTATGGAGTTATCCAGCCTGGCAAGTTATGGTGTGACAACCGGGCTATTTACCCCAAGG GATTCAGGAGCAGGGTCAAATACATTGATGTTTTAGATCCAACAAATATGTGCCACTATGTGTCTGAAGTTCTAGATGCAGGACGAGATGGCCCATTGTTTATG GTTTCGCTAGAGCATTGTCCAAATGAAGTGTTTGTTCACTTATCCGCTGTCAAATGCTGGGATATGGTCCGGGAGAGAGTGAACCAAGAAATATCAAAGAAACATAAGCTAGGAATACTAAGGCTTCCTCCTTTGCAGCCACCTGGAAGTCTTGATGGCATGGAAATGTTTGGTTTTTCTTCACCAGCAATTATACAG GGTATTCAAGCTATGGACCAAAGCCGGGTATGTTCCGAATACTGGAAATCTCGACCATTCATGCAGATAGCACCATCTTCCTTAGGTGCGGGCAGTTCGAAACTCAATATAAAATCCGAGATCTCAAATGATCCTACCGGAGCTGATACAGTTCTGAGTGGCCTAATTAAGAAGGCAAACTGTGAAGAACTTCATGCATTGATCAATCTTCTCAAAACCAATAATTTGACCCCTAATCAAGGTTTAGTGACTCATCTTCTTAATGAGGAGATCAATAAGCGAGGTAGATGA
- the LOC132614042 gene encoding putative lysine-specific demethylase JMJ16 isoform X2 — MGTELVRHCIKEEDMDISSIPPGFESLAPFTLKKVENHRLMINQSSSVSVSKSHKSQVVTDIEGSDDGKPIKSLRRKPGVNYGKYEKSSEDESCSDQNPSVRSSLPKGVFRGCEGCLTCQRVTARWRPEEACRPDLGDAPVFYPTEEEFEDTLTYMASIRTKAEAYGICRIVPPASWKPPCPLKEKLKWENTKFATRIQRIDKLQKRDSMRRLLEANIHKKKKRRRCLKTGVDLGNGSVDIRKPGEAAICDAEWFGFEPGPEFSLDAFQKYADDFKAQYFRKNEGQCEPSLENIEGEYWRMVEKPTEQIEVLYGADLETGVFGSGFPKHGHQVGSSDTKYINSGWNLNNFPRLPGSVLTYESSDISGVLVPWLYIGMCFSSFCWHVEDHHLYSLNFMHFGAPKMWYGVPGADALKLEAAMRKHLPDLFAEQPDLLHKLVTQLSPSILKSEGVPVYRCVQNPGEFVLTFPRAYHAGFNSGFNCAEAVNVAPVDWLPHGQNAIELYREQGRKTSISHDKLLLGAARDAVKAHWELNLLRKNTSNNLRWKDVCGKDGILSKALKNRVEMERVRREFLCNSSQSLKMECTFDATNERECSVCFFDLHLSAAGCHHCSPDKYACLNHAKQLCTCSWGAKFFLFRYDITELNVLVDALEGKLSSIYRWARQDLGLALSSYVNKERQVAGLAGKLSCKPEEPVLKETSTGPPIASVKKEKDDGNARLLTKASSSAVSLHKDKQASSMPDNTSHGIERAKNGFQSKSDESIKLVPAYRTPVTELSIEGGSCSKKLSTDKREVKGSSGLGDGDVILLLSDDEGDEMNNSIPSKDTVEKHTVSMSNSDKPVSTTSIDNARVTADGNNGSPSLKSIKVDYNVKDEIHRRPNQETHTFIGGSSVNMDIDTQGSQVTEGTSGCNIRDADTCPQPPQSFDCKPNKEDSRNKEMECAQPLSSDSSVSQNNLDRYFRQKGPRIAKVVRRINCNVEPLDYGVIQPGKLWCDNRAIYPKGFRSRVKYIDVLDPTNMCHYVSEVLDAGRDGPLFMVSLEHCPNEVFVHLSAVKCWDMVRERVNQEISKKHKLGILRLPPLQPPGSLDGMEMFGFSSPAIIQGIQAMDQSRVCSEYWKSRPFMQIAPSSLGAGSSKLNIKSEISNDPTGADTVLSGLIKKANCEELHALINLLKTNNLTPNQGLVTHLLNEEINKRGR; from the exons ATGGGGACTGAACTTGTGAGACATTGCATCAAAGAAGAAGATATGGACATTTCATCAATTCCGCCTGGTTTTGAGTCACTTGCACCCTTCACCCTAAAAAAGGTGGAAAATCATCGACTCATGATAAATCAGTCATCCTCAGTGAGTGTGTCAAAATCGCATAAAAGTCAGGTAGTAACAGATATTGAAGGTAGTGACGATGGAAAACCGATTAAGTCACTTAGGCGTAAACCCGGGGTGAACTATGGGAAATATGAGAAAAGCTCAGAAGATGAATCCTGTTCCGATCAG AATCCCTCCGTAAGGTCTTCACTTCCAAAAGGGGTCTTCCGTGGATGTGAAGGGTGCCTCACTTGCCAAAGG GTAACTGCGAGATGGCGGCCAGAGGAAGCATGTAGGCCCGATCTTGGGGATGCTCCAGTGTTCTATCCAACTGAAGAG GAATTTGAAGATACCTTGACATATATGGCTAGCATACGCACCAAAGCAGAGGCATATGGAATATGTCGCATAGTCCCACCTGCTTCGTGGAAACCTCCATGCCCTCTGAAGGAAAAACTTAAATGGGAAAACACCAAATTTGCTACCCGTATACAGAGGATTGACAAGCTTCAGAAACGAGATTCGATGAGAAGGTTGTTGGAAGCTAATattcataagaagaagaaaagaagaagatgctTAAAAACTGGAGTAGACCTGGGTAATGGTAGTGTTGATATTAGGAAACCTGGTGAAGCTGCTATCTGTGATGCTGAGTGGTTTGGATTTGAACCTGGTCCAGAGTTTAGTCTGGATGCATTTCAGAAATATGCTGATGATTTTAAGGCCCAGTACTTCAGGAAAAATGAAGGACAGTGTGAGCCCTCATTGGAGAACATTGAGGGTGAATATTGGCGGATGGTTGAGAAACCCACCGAACAGATTGAG GTGCTTTATGGGGCTGACTTGGAAACTGGAGTATTTGGAAGTGGGTTCCCTAAACACGGCCATCAAGTTGGCTCTTCTGATACGAAGTATATAAACTCAGGGTGGAACTTGAATAATTTTCCTAGGCTTCCAGGTTCTGTTCTTACATATGAGAGCAGTGATATATCTGGTGTTTTGGTGCCTTGGCTGTATATAGGAATGTGCTTTTCATCATTCTGTTGG CATGTTGAAGATCACCATTTATACTCATTAAATTTCATGCATTTCGGGGCTCCAAAGATGTGGTATGGTGTGCCTGGAGCAGATGCATTGAAGTTGGAGGCTGCGATGAGGAAACACTTGCCTGATCTCTTTGCAGAGCAGCCTGACCTGCTTCACAAGCTG GTCACACAACTATCTCCCTCCATATTGAAGTCTGAGGGAGTCCCAGTTTATCGGTGTGTCCAAAATCCTGGAGAGTTTGTTTTGACCTTCCCACGAGCATATCATGCTGGTTTCAATAGTGGCTTCAATTGTGCTGAAGCAGTAAATGTTGCTCCTGTTGACTGGTTACCCCACGGACAGAATGCAATTGAGCTTTACCGTGAGCAAGGGCGGAAAACTTCCATATCCCATGATAAACTATTACTTGGGGCAGCTCGAGATGCAGTCAAAGCGCACTGGGAACTTAATTTACTGAGGAAGAATACCTCAAATAATTTACGATGGAAAGATGTTTGTGGAAAAGATGGAATTTTGTCAAAAGCATTAAAG AACCGTGTTGAGATGGAGAGAGTCAGGAGGGAGTTTCTTTGCAATTCTTCACAATCACTAAAGATGGAGTGCACTTTTGATGCTACTAATGAGAGGGAATGTAGTGTATGTTTTTTCGATCTACACCTGTCCGCAGCCGGCTGTCACCATTGTTCGCCAGATAAATACGCATGCTTGAACCATGCAAAACAACTGTGTACTTGTTCCTGGGGTGCCAAATTTTTCCTCTTCCGTTATGACATCACCGAGTTAAACGTACTAGTTGACGCTTTAGAAGGGAAATTGAGTTCAATTTATCGATGGGCAAGACAAGATCTTGGATTGGCTTTGAGTTCTTATGTAAATAAAGAGAGGCAAGTTGCAGGGCTTGCTGGTAAATTATCCTGTAAACCTGAGGAACCAGTGCTAAAAGAGACAAGCACAGGACCCCCTATAGCTTCCgtgaaaaaggaaaaagatgaTGGAAATGCAAGACTCCTGACAAAGGCCAGCAGCAGTGCTGTTTCATTGCATAAAGATAAACAAGCATCCTCTATGCCTGACAACACTTCTCATGGAATTGAGAGGGCAAAGAATGGCTTTCAGAGCAAAAGTGATGAATCCATAAAGTTGGTTCCTGCTTATAGAACTCCGGTTACTGAGCTGTCCATTGAGGGTGGGTCATGTAGTAAGAAATTATCAACAGATAAGCGTGAAGTGAAGGGCAGTTCAGGTCTTGGTGATGGTGATGTGATCCTACTGCTCAGTGATGATGAGGGAGACGAGATGAACAACTCAATTCCTTCGAAAGATACTGTGGAAAAGCACACAGTGAGCATGAGTAACAGTGATAAACCTGTCTCAACAACATCCATTGATAATGCAAGAGTCACTGCAGATGGAAATAATGGTTCACCTAGTTTGAAGAGCATAAAAGTTGACTATAATGTAAAAGACGAAATACATCGTAGACCTAATCAAGAAACTCACACCTTCATTGGAGGTTCGTCTGTAAATATGGATATTGATACCCAGGGCTCGCAGGTTACAGAAGGGACTTCTGGCTGTAATATCAGGGATGCAGATACTTGTCCCCAGCCCCCGCAATCATTTGACTGTAAACCAAATAAAGAAGATAGCCGAAATAAGGAAATGGAGTGTGCACAACCTTTATCAAGTGACTCTTCCGTCTCTCAAAACAATTTGGACAGATATTTTCGCCAGAAAGGTCCTCGTATTGCAAAAGTTGTGAGGAGAATTAATTGCAACGTGGAACCTCTGGATTATGGAGTTATCCAGCCTGGCAAGTTATGGTGTGACAACCGGGCTATTTACCCCAAGG GATTCAGGAGCAGGGTCAAATACATTGATGTTTTAGATCCAACAAATATGTGCCACTATGTGTCTGAAGTTCTAGATGCAGGACGAGATGGCCCATTGTTTATG GTTTCGCTAGAGCATTGTCCAAATGAAGTGTTTGTTCACTTATCCGCTGTCAAATGCTGGGATATGGTCCGGGAGAGAGTGAACCAAGAAATATCAAAGAAACATAAGCTAGGAATACTAAGGCTTCCTCCTTTGCAGCCACCTGGAAGTCTTGATGGCATGGAAATGTTTGGTTTTTCTTCACCAGCAATTATACAG GGTATTCAAGCTATGGACCAAAGCCGGGTATGTTCCGAATACTGGAAATCTCGACCATTCATGCAGATAGCACCATCTTCCTTAGGTGCGGGCAGTTCGAAACTCAATATAAAATCCGAGATCTCAAATGATCCTACCGGAGCTGATACAGTTCTGAGTGGCCTAATTAAGAAGGCAAACTGTGAAGAACTTCATGCATTGATCAATCTTCTCAAAACCAATAATTTGACCCCTAATCAAGGTTTAGTGACTCATCTTCTTAATGAGGAGATCAATAAGCGAGGTAGATGA
- the LOC132615809 gene encoding protein LIGHT-DEPENDENT SHORT HYPOCOTYLS 1-like, with product MDFARTKGNFTSRNTIQSNNNTLSAPPLSRYENQKRRDWNTFCQYLRNHYPTPLSLLHCSSVHVLEFLRYLDQFGKTKVHNPNCPFFGVPDPPAPCTCPLRQAWGSLDALIGRLRAAYEEHGGNSEMNPFGARAVKLFLRDVRNFQSKSRGISYDKKRKRSRKNQKIIAVAEGHDQTHDNAGATLCGQTNIVN from the exons ATGGATTTTGCAAGAACAAAAGGAAATTTCACTTCAAGAAACACTATCCAGAGCAACAATAATACTCTCTCAGCTCCTCCATTGAGTCGATATGAGAACCAGAAACGTCGAGATTGGAACACTTTTTGTCAGTACTTAAGGAACCACTATCCGACCCCATTGTCGCTTCTTCATTGCAGCAGCGTTCATGTTCTGGAATTTCTAAG GTACCTAGACCAATTCGGCAAGACTAAAGTCCATAACCCAAACTGCCCATTTTTTGGGGTGCCAGATCCTCCGGCACCCTGCACTTGCCCTTTAAGGCAAGCTTGGGGAAGCCTTGACGCCCTTATAGGGCGTCTTCGAGCTGCTTATGAAGAACATGGAGGGAATTCAGAAATGAACCCGTTTGGAGCTCGAGCAGTTAAGCTTTTTTTACGCGATGTTCGTAATTTTCAGTCTAAGTCTAGAGGCATTAGCTATGACAAAAAAAGGAAAAGATCAAGAAAAAATCAGAAGATAATAGCAGTGGCAGAAGGTCATGATCAGACACATGATAATGCAGGTGCAACTCTATGTGGACAGACTAATATTGTTAATTAA